The proteins below come from a single Rhizobium sp. BT04 genomic window:
- a CDS encoding MipA/OmpV family protein, which translates to MFHRSVVSISLAIALSFPVLASAQESGQPFWSGDWYLSVGVAGFSAPKFEGSSHNEFKFSPLISVGRQGAGPRFSSRNDNPSFALIDKGAFRAGIVGKFVPSRDGGDDRDLKGLRKVKWGAEAGGFVEVYPTDFLRARAEVRQGIRSHDGVVADLAVDAFTDIAPNLQLSGGPRATFATAGYYDAYYGVSAKHAAASGLDPYKPSSGIQSYGAGTAITWKATENLSASSFLEYKRLAGPAADSSLVRDRGSKNQVLIGVSATYKFNFSLQ; encoded by the coding sequence GTGTTTCATCGATCAGTCGTATCGATCTCTTTGGCTATTGCCCTTTCATTCCCAGTTTTGGCGTCGGCGCAGGAAAGCGGCCAGCCCTTCTGGTCCGGCGACTGGTATCTGAGCGTCGGCGTCGCCGGCTTCTCCGCCCCGAAATTCGAGGGCTCGTCGCACAATGAATTCAAGTTCAGCCCGTTGATCTCGGTCGGCCGCCAGGGCGCCGGGCCGCGATTTTCCTCGCGCAACGACAATCCCTCCTTCGCCCTCATCGACAAGGGCGCCTTCCGCGCCGGCATCGTCGGCAAATTCGTGCCGTCGCGCGATGGCGGCGACGACCGTGACTTGAAGGGCTTGAGGAAGGTCAAATGGGGGGCGGAAGCCGGCGGCTTCGTCGAGGTCTACCCCACAGATTTCCTGCGCGCCCGCGCCGAAGTCCGCCAGGGCATCCGCTCTCATGACGGCGTTGTCGCCGATCTCGCGGTCGATGCCTTTACCGATATCGCGCCCAACCTGCAATTGTCAGGCGGTCCGCGCGCGACCTTCGCCACCGCAGGCTATTACGACGCCTATTACGGCGTCAGCGCCAAGCACGCGGCGGCAAGCGGTCTTGATCCCTATAAGCCCTCGTCGGGCATCCAGTCCTATGGCGCGGGAACGGCCATCACCTGGAAGGCGACCGAAAACCTCTCGGCAAGCTCCTTCCTCGAATATAAGCGGCTGGCGGGGCCTGCCGCCGACAGCAGCCTGGTGCGCGACCGCGGTTCGAAGAATCAGGTCCTGATCGGTGTCTCGGCCACCTACAAGTTCAATTTCTCACTGCAGTGA
- a CDS encoding Tex family protein, with protein sequence MAADLRFLAARISAEINARPDQAKAAIELLDEGATVPFIARYRKEVTGGLDDTQLRNLAERLVYLRELEARRDAIVESITGQGKMTDELMTKVSGAETKAELEDLYLPYKPKRRTRAEIARERGLGPLAEAILTERGRGPAVLAEGFITADVPDVKTALEGARDIVAEGFAENADLLGRLRAHMRQASLLKARVVDGKQATGEKFSDYFDHSERWATAPGHRALAMLRGWNEEVLTLTIEADAETASPNKPVERMIAAAYEIGTSRPGDRWLMEVASWTWRVKLSMSLSLDLMRELRERAEEEAIHVFARNLKDLLLAAPAGSRATMGLDPGIRTGVKVAVVDGTGKVVATSTVYPFQPRNDVRGAQVELASLIRKHNVELISIGNGTGSRETEKLVADMLAELPAPKPTKVIVSEAGASVYSASATAAAEFPDLDVSLRGAVSIARRLQDPLAELVKIEPKSIGVGQYQHDVDQQKLSRSLDAVVEDAVNAVGVDLNTASAPLLSRVSGLGPSIADAIVRHRDCEGRFETRRDLLKVARLGGRTFEQCAGFLRIPNGKEPLDASSVHPEAYGVAKKIVAACGRDLRALMGDSAVLKSVDPRQFIDEKFGLPTVRDIIAELEKPGRDPRPSFKTATFAEGVNEISDLKPGMMLEGTVTNVAAFGAFVDIGVHQDGLVHVSQLADRFVKDPHEVVKAGDVVKVRVVEVDAKRKRIALSMKRDDGSAAPPPRGDSRGNQGSRPQNERRPAAAKPESQGAFGAALAEAMKRK encoded by the coding sequence ATGGCCGCAGACCTCCGTTTCCTCGCAGCCCGCATCTCCGCCGAAATCAACGCCCGGCCCGACCAGGCCAAAGCCGCGATCGAGCTGCTCGACGAGGGCGCCACCGTGCCCTTCATCGCCCGCTATCGCAAAGAGGTGACGGGCGGGTTGGATGATACGCAGCTGCGCAATCTCGCCGAGCGGCTGGTCTATCTGCGCGAGCTCGAAGCCCGCCGCGACGCGATCGTCGAATCGATCACCGGCCAGGGCAAGATGACCGACGAGCTGATGACCAAGGTCTCGGGCGCCGAAACCAAGGCCGAGCTCGAGGATCTCTATCTGCCCTACAAGCCGAAGCGCCGCACGCGCGCCGAAATCGCCCGTGAACGCGGCCTCGGCCCGCTCGCCGAGGCGATCCTCACTGAGCGCGGCCGGGGGCCGGCGGTGCTGGCCGAAGGCTTCATCACGGCAGATGTGCCGGATGTGAAGACGGCGCTCGAAGGCGCGCGCGACATTGTCGCCGAAGGTTTTGCCGAAAATGCCGACCTGCTCGGCAGATTGCGCGCCCATATGCGCCAGGCTTCGCTGCTAAAGGCCCGGGTCGTCGACGGCAAGCAGGCGACGGGCGAGAAGTTCTCCGACTATTTCGACCATTCCGAACGCTGGGCGACCGCCCCCGGCCACCGCGCGCTCGCCATGCTGCGCGGCTGGAACGAGGAGGTGCTGACGCTGACGATCGAGGCCGACGCCGAGACCGCCTCGCCGAACAAGCCGGTCGAACGCATGATCGCGGCCGCCTATGAGATCGGGACGAGCCGTCCCGGCGACCGCTGGCTGATGGAGGTTGCAAGCTGGACCTGGCGAGTGAAGCTCTCCATGTCGCTGTCGCTCGACCTGATGCGGGAACTGCGCGAAAGGGCCGAAGAGGAAGCGATCCATGTCTTCGCCCGCAATCTCAAGGATCTGCTGCTCGCAGCACCCGCCGGCTCGCGCGCGACGATGGGTCTCGATCCAGGCATCCGCACCGGCGTCAAGGTCGCCGTCGTCGACGGCACCGGCAAGGTGGTGGCGACATCGACCGTCTATCCCTTCCAGCCGCGCAACGACGTGCGCGGCGCCCAGGTCGAGCTCGCATCGCTGATCCGCAAGCACAATGTCGAACTGATCTCGATCGGCAACGGCACCGGCAGCCGCGAAACCGAAAAGCTGGTGGCCGACATGCTGGCCGAATTGCCGGCGCCGAAGCCGACCAAGGTCATCGTGTCGGAAGCCGGCGCCTCGGTCTATTCCGCCTCGGCGACTGCAGCGGCCGAATTTCCCGATCTCGATGTGTCGCTACGCGGCGCCGTCTCCATCGCGCGGCGCCTGCAGGATCCCTTGGCCGAACTCGTCAAGATCGAGCCGAAGTCGATCGGCGTCGGCCAGTATCAGCACGACGTCGACCAGCAGAAGCTGTCGCGTTCGCTCGATGCCGTGGTCGAAGATGCGGTGAATGCCGTCGGTGTCGATCTCAACACCGCGTCTGCGCCGCTGCTGTCTCGCGTTTCCGGCCTCGGCCCGTCGATTGCCGACGCCATCGTCCGTCACCGCGACTGCGAAGGCCGTTTCGAGACCCGGCGGGATCTTTTGAAGGTCGCCCGCCTCGGCGGCCGCACCTTCGAACAATGCGCCGGCTTCCTGCGCATCCCCAACGGCAAGGAGCCGCTCGATGCCTCCTCGGTCCACCCGGAAGCCTATGGCGTCGCCAAGAAGATCGTCGCTGCCTGCGGCCGTGATCTGCGCGCGCTGATGGGCGACAGCGCCGTCCTGAAATCGGTCGATCCGCGTCAGTTCATCGACGAGAAATTCGGTCTGCCGACGGTCAGGGACATCATCGCCGAGCTGGAAAAACCCGGCCGCGACCCGCGTCCGAGCTTCAAGACTGCGACCTTCGCCGAGGGCGTCAACGAAATTTCCGACCTGAAGCCCGGCATGATGCTGGAAGGCACGGTGACCAATGTCGCCGCCTTCGGCGCCTTCGTCGATATCGGCGTGCACCAGGATGGTCTGGTGCATGTGTCCCAGCTTGCCGATCGCTTCGTCAAGGATCCGCACGAGGTCGTCAAGGCGGGTGATGTCGTCAAGGTGCGAGTGGTCGAAGTCGATGCCAAGCGCAAGCGCATCGCTCTGTCGATGAAGCGCGATGACGGTTCTGCTGCACCGCCGCCGCGGGGTGATTCTCGCGGCAACCAGGGCTCCCGGCCGCAGAACGAGCGCCGGCCGGCCGCCGCCAAACCGGAGAGCCAGGGCGCTTTCGGCGCAGCCCTTGCCGAAGCCATGAAGCGAAAATAA
- a CDS encoding histidine phosphatase family protein produces MSSAFPEIYLVRHGETEWSRSGRHTGRTDIPLTANGEAAAGKLSERLAGLTFSAVWSSPSARARRTCALAGFGSGAVIRDDLAEWDYGAYEGITTKEILAGRPGWQLFRDGCPNGEFAADVGARADAVIHALREAASTILIFSSSHFLRVLAARWLGLPPEGGAHFSLDTTSISVLGYEHDLTEPVIRQWNQR; encoded by the coding sequence ATGAGCAGTGCGTTTCCCGAGATCTATCTCGTCCGGCACGGTGAAACCGAGTGGAGCCGTTCCGGGCGCCATACCGGGCGAACCGATATTCCGTTGACGGCAAATGGCGAGGCTGCCGCCGGCAAGCTCTCCGAACGGCTTGCGGGCCTGACCTTCTCCGCCGTCTGGTCGAGCCCGTCCGCTCGCGCCCGCCGAACCTGCGCGCTCGCCGGCTTCGGATCGGGCGCGGTCATCAGGGACGATCTCGCCGAATGGGACTACGGCGCCTATGAGGGCATCACCACCAAGGAAATCTTGGCCGGCCGCCCCGGCTGGCAGCTCTTTCGCGACGGCTGCCCGAATGGCGAGTTCGCCGCCGATGTCGGTGCCCGCGCCGACGCCGTCATCCATGCGCTTCGCGAGGCGGCAAGCACCATCCTGATCTTCTCCAGCTCACATTTCCTGCGGGTGCTCGCCGCCCGCTGGCTCGGCCTGCCGCCGGAAGGCGGCGCGCATTTCTCGCTCGATACCACAAGCATCAGCGTGCTCGGCTACGAGCACGACCTGACCGAACCAGTCATCCGCCAGTGGAACCAGCGGTAA
- a CDS encoding cyclopropane-fatty-acyl-phospholipid synthase family protein: MASAFLSIVQQIIRKGSLKLTLANGETHLIGDGTGETVVARLADQEAEDAIRRDPTMKLGEMYMQGRFILEQGNIYDFLSLVKQNTTNEIFDFKMAALLLGRIAWQQLKSRVPVNRNKHNVAHHYDLSAKLFDLFLDEDWQYSCAYFEPPGISLDEAQLAKKRHIAAKLLLQPNQRILEIGSGWGGMGMYLTEATDGADFTGITLSEEQLKVSRARAEKRGLADRVRFELQDYRSMTGKKFDRIVSVGMFEHVGIGNYANFFRKVSDLLDDNGVMVLHSIGRPKPSFGTNAFIEKYIFPGGYIPSVGEVLPPLEKAGLLVKDVEILPMHYAYTLRHWRERFVARKAEAVALYDEQFFRMWEFYLAGSEMGFRWDELFILQIQIAKNQFAVPDNRNYIAHNETKLKEFEARRAPLEKVIF; this comes from the coding sequence GTGGCGTCAGCTTTCCTTTCGATCGTCCAGCAAATCATCCGCAAGGGTTCGTTGAAACTTACCCTTGCCAATGGCGAGACCCACTTGATCGGCGACGGCACGGGTGAAACCGTTGTCGCCCGCCTTGCCGATCAGGAGGCCGAGGACGCCATTCGCCGCGACCCGACGATGAAGCTCGGCGAAATGTACATGCAGGGCCGCTTCATTCTCGAACAGGGCAACATTTACGATTTCCTGTCGCTGGTGAAGCAGAACACCACCAACGAGATCTTCGATTTCAAGATGGCGGCACTGCTCCTGGGCCGCATTGCCTGGCAGCAGCTGAAGAGCCGCGTGCCGGTCAATCGCAACAAGCACAACGTCGCCCATCATTATGACCTGTCGGCCAAGCTCTTCGATCTTTTCCTCGACGAGGACTGGCAATATTCGTGCGCCTATTTCGAGCCGCCGGGCATCAGTCTCGATGAGGCGCAGCTCGCCAAGAAACGCCATATCGCCGCCAAGCTTCTGCTTCAGCCCAACCAGCGTATCCTGGAGATCGGCTCGGGCTGGGGCGGCATGGGCATGTACCTGACGGAAGCGACTGATGGAGCCGATTTCACCGGCATTACGCTCAGCGAAGAACAGCTCAAGGTCTCCCGCGCCCGCGCCGAAAAGCGCGGCCTTGCCGACCGCGTGCGTTTCGAGCTGCAGGATTATCGCAGCATGACGGGCAAGAAGTTCGACCGCATCGTCTCGGTCGGCATGTTCGAACATGTGGGTATCGGCAATTACGCCAACTTCTTCCGCAAGGTATCGGATCTCCTCGACGATAACGGTGTCATGGTGCTGCATTCGATCGGCCGCCCGAAGCCGAGCTTCGGCACCAACGCCTTTATCGAGAAGTATATTTTCCCCGGCGGCTACATTCCTTCCGTCGGCGAGGTCTTGCCGCCGCTCGAAAAGGCGGGGCTCTTGGTCAAGGATGTCGAAATCCTGCCGATGCATTATGCCTATACGCTGCGCCATTGGCGCGAGCGTTTCGTGGCGCGCAAGGCCGAAGCCGTGGCGCTTTACGACGAACAGTTCTTCCGCATGTGGGAATTCTATCTGGCGGGTTCCGAAATGGGCTTCCGCTGGGACGAACTCTTCATCCTGCAGATCCAGATCGCCAAGAACCAGTTCGCCGTTCCCGACAATCGCAATTACATCGCGCACAACGAGACGAAGCTGAAGGAATTCGAGGCGAGGCGCGCGCCGCTCGAAAAGGTAATTTTCTGA